In one Hymenobacter sp. DG25B genomic region, the following are encoded:
- a CDS encoding aldose epimerase family protein, translated as MPIASSFGTTTDDTEVQLFTLTNAHGVQVSISNYGGIITRLLVPDKAGQLGDVVLGFDNVSGYQSPEYLKAGPYFGALIGRYGNRIGKGKFMLDGKTYTLATNNGENHLHGGKKGFDKVVWQAQPGTSADGQILKLTYRSPDGEEGYPGNLNVTVVYTLTADDALTIDYTATTDKATPVNLTNHAYFNLRGQGDILGHEVTIPADRYTVVDAGLIPTGELRPVKNTSFDFTTPHPIGARIGQVPGGYDHNWVLNNPAGLHLAAQVYEPTTGRTMEVRTTEPGIQFYTGNFLDGSLAGKGGQVYRKHAGFCLETQHFPDSPNQPSFPSTILRPGEVFKSTTIYQFGTRS; from the coding sequence GTGCCCATTGCTTCCTCTTTTGGTACCACTACAGATGACACGGAAGTGCAGCTCTTTACGCTGACCAACGCACACGGGGTGCAGGTAAGCATCAGCAACTACGGGGGCATCATCACCCGCCTGCTGGTGCCCGATAAAGCCGGCCAGCTGGGCGACGTGGTGCTGGGCTTCGATAACGTGAGCGGTTACCAGAGCCCCGAGTATTTGAAGGCGGGTCCGTATTTCGGGGCGCTTATTGGCCGCTACGGCAACCGCATCGGCAAAGGCAAATTCATGCTGGACGGGAAGACCTATACGCTGGCCACCAACAACGGGGAAAACCACCTGCACGGGGGTAAAAAGGGTTTCGATAAAGTGGTGTGGCAGGCGCAGCCGGGCACTTCAGCCGATGGCCAGATCCTGAAACTCACATACCGCAGCCCGGACGGGGAGGAAGGCTACCCGGGCAATCTGAACGTAACGGTGGTCTACACGCTGACGGCGGACGATGCGCTGACCATCGACTATACTGCCACAACGGATAAAGCCACGCCGGTTAATTTGACTAACCACGCCTACTTCAACCTGCGCGGGCAGGGCGACATCCTGGGCCACGAAGTCACGATTCCCGCCGACCGCTACACCGTAGTGGATGCCGGCCTGATTCCCACCGGCGAGCTACGCCCTGTAAAAAACACTTCGTTTGATTTTACCACGCCCCACCCCATTGGCGCACGAATTGGGCAGGTACCCGGCGGCTACGACCACAACTGGGTACTGAATAACCCCGCTGGTTTGCACCTGGCCGCGCAGGTCTACGAGCCCACCACGGGCCGCACCATGGAAGTACGCACCACCGAGCCGGGCATCCAATTTTACACGGGCAATTTCCTGGATGGCTCCTTAGCCGGCAAAGGCGGGCAGGTGTACCGAAAGCACGCGGGCTTCTGCCTGGAAACCCAGCACTTCCCCGATTCGCCCAACCAACCCTCGTTTCCCAGCACCATTCTCAGGCCCGGAGAAGTATTTAAATCAACGACTATCTACCAGTTTGGGACTCGTTCCTAG
- a CDS encoding alpha/beta hydrolase family protein produces the protein MSAAPTPTRPVRLDFILTAPHHTRPFAADARYVPTGKPKPVVVFVHGFKGFKDWGHFNVLADYFAQQGFVFVKLDLSHNGIVVGGSGDLEDMDAFGRNNFSLELDDIGALLDLLFDPEKTPLPAPETDLDCLALVGHSRGGGLVLLKTAEDLRVKAVVGWAAISNVNPGWPEPMMQQWEKQGVLHVENSRTGQQMPLYYQIVEDFHTNRLRLDIPHNVRRKLRHRPLLIIHGDQDETVPVERAHELKTLKKDAELLILPNVQHNLGGAHPWQSEDLPTETQQAAEATVEFLRRVL, from the coding sequence ATGAGTGCTGCCCCAACCCCCACCCGGCCCGTGCGTCTGGATTTTATCCTGACCGCCCCGCACCACACCCGCCCCTTTGCCGCCGATGCCCGCTACGTGCCTACCGGCAAGCCCAAGCCCGTGGTGGTATTTGTACATGGTTTTAAGGGGTTTAAAGACTGGGGCCACTTTAACGTGCTGGCCGATTACTTTGCCCAACAGGGCTTTGTATTTGTGAAGCTGGACCTCTCCCACAACGGCATTGTGGTGGGCGGCTCCGGCGACCTGGAAGACATGGACGCCTTCGGCCGCAACAACTTTTCCCTGGAGCTGGACGACATTGGTGCCCTGCTGGACCTGCTCTTCGACCCCGAAAAAACCCCGCTGCCCGCCCCGGAAACCGACCTCGACTGCCTGGCGCTGGTGGGCCACAGCCGGGGCGGCGGCCTGGTGCTGCTGAAAACGGCCGAAGACCTGCGCGTGAAAGCCGTGGTAGGCTGGGCTGCCATCAGCAATGTAAATCCCGGCTGGCCGGAGCCCATGATGCAGCAATGGGAGAAGCAGGGCGTGCTGCACGTAGAAAACAGCCGCACCGGCCAGCAAATGCCGCTTTATTACCAGATTGTGGAGGACTTCCATACCAACCGCCTCCGCCTGGATATTCCGCACAACGTACGCCGCAAGCTGCGCCACCGCCCTCTGCTCATCATTCACGGCGACCAGGACGAAACCGTGCCCGTAGAGCGCGCCCACGAGTTGAAAACCCTGAAAAAGGACGCCGAGCTGCTCATTCTGCCCAACGTGCAGCACAACCTGGGCGGCGCCCACCCCTGGCAGTCCGAAGATTTGCCCACCGAAACCCAACAAGCTGCCGAAGCCACCGTGGAGTTTCTGCGCCGGGTACTTTAA
- a CDS encoding MBL fold metallo-hydrolase: MRKSLRYIGRLLGGLVVVLLVVGVAFANLSPEFGGKPTKAQLAAYAQSGHYREGEFRNLVPTTLMTGGSTFSALWRFLFSKQPNTTPAAPLPMRPLDSLSVTQKAAETLRVTWFGHSASLVEIAGQNILLDPMLSVRMGPVHWATPRRYNPILPITAEQLPPIAAVLISHDHYDHLDYQSILRLKEKVAHFYVPLGVGAHLLAWGVAPEKIQEMDWNDSVRLPGLTIISMPARHFSGRGLTNRNSTSWSSWVIKSATKRVFYSGDGGYGPHFQTIGAKYGPFDLALMECGQYDKQWAEIHMMPEQTVQAALDVRARVLMPVHWGAFTEAHHPWNEPVTSAVLAATHLQLPITTPQLGQPIIIDGSPLPQEHWWQ, translated from the coding sequence ATGAGAAAATCATTACGCTATATCGGGCGGCTATTGGGTGGCCTGGTGGTGGTTCTGCTAGTGGTGGGCGTGGCATTTGCCAACCTGAGTCCGGAGTTTGGCGGCAAGCCCACTAAAGCCCAACTGGCCGCCTATGCGCAGTCGGGCCACTATCGGGAGGGAGAGTTTCGGAACCTGGTACCCACCACGCTCATGACGGGCGGCAGCACTTTCTCTGCCCTGTGGCGCTTTCTATTCAGCAAACAGCCTAATACCACGCCGGCTGCTCCCCTGCCCATGCGGCCGCTGGATTCCCTGAGCGTCACGCAAAAAGCAGCAGAGACCCTGCGCGTTACCTGGTTTGGGCACTCCGCCAGCCTGGTAGAAATAGCCGGCCAGAATATATTGCTGGACCCCATGCTGAGCGTGCGCATGGGCCCCGTGCACTGGGCTACCCCCAGGCGTTACAATCCCATTCTGCCCATCACGGCCGAGCAGCTGCCGCCTATTGCCGCCGTGCTGATTTCCCACGACCACTACGACCACCTCGACTACCAAAGTATTCTGCGGCTGAAGGAAAAAGTGGCGCATTTCTACGTGCCCCTGGGCGTGGGCGCCCACCTGCTGGCCTGGGGCGTAGCGCCCGAAAAGATTCAGGAAATGGACTGGAACGACTCCGTGCGTCTGCCCGGCCTGACTATCATCAGCATGCCAGCCCGCCACTTTTCCGGCCGCGGCCTCACCAACCGCAACTCCACTTCCTGGAGCTCTTGGGTGATAAAATCGGCCACCAAGCGGGTGTTTTACAGCGGCGACGGTGGCTACGGCCCGCACTTTCAAACCATTGGCGCTAAGTACGGGCCGTTTGATCTGGCCCTGATGGAATGCGGGCAGTACGATAAGCAATGGGCCGAAATTCATATGATGCCGGAGCAAACCGTGCAGGCCGCCCTGGATGTGCGGGCCCGGGTGCTGATGCCGGTGCACTGGGGCGCTTTCACGGAAGCACATCATCCCTGGAATGAGCCCGTTACTAGTGCCGTTCTGGCAGCCACTCACCTTCAATTGCCCATCACCACTCCACAGCTGGGTCAGCCCATAATTATAGATGGCAGCCCATTGCCGCAGGAGCATTGGTGGCAGTAA
- a CDS encoding GNAT family N-acetyltransferase: protein MSLPLSLLSAPVSVVPLLETPDLLLRGPRPTDLPEGTAMHQDPDFYRFLGGKPHAEEDVWRRMLSHMGHWAMLGYGSWSIEEKATGRFVGTVGFFDVQRDLTPSIKGTPEAGWVLAPRLHGRGYASQALQAALAWADEHLPAPRTTCIIDPGNDASLRLAHKFGYQEYARALYHGEEIVLLERARPGTL, encoded by the coding sequence ATGTCCCTACCACTCTCCCTACTGTCGGCTCCGGTATCTGTGGTGCCGTTGCTGGAAACCCCCGATTTACTCCTGCGCGGCCCCCGGCCTACCGACCTCCCGGAGGGCACCGCCATGCACCAGGACCCCGATTTTTACCGCTTTCTGGGCGGAAAGCCTCATGCTGAGGAAGACGTGTGGCGCCGCATGCTCTCCCACATGGGCCACTGGGCCATGCTGGGCTACGGCTCCTGGTCAATAGAGGAAAAAGCCACCGGCCGCTTTGTGGGTACGGTGGGCTTTTTTGATGTGCAGCGCGACCTGACGCCCTCCATTAAAGGCACGCCCGAAGCCGGGTGGGTGCTGGCACCGCGGCTGCACGGGCGCGGCTACGCCAGCCAGGCCCTGCAGGCCGCCTTGGCCTGGGCCGATGAGCATCTGCCCGCGCCGCGCACCACCTGCATCATCGACCCCGGTAATGATGCCTCCCTGCGCCTGGCCCATAAGTTTGGCTACCAGGAATACGCCCGTGCGCTGTACCACGGCGAGGAAATCGTGCTGCTGGAAAGGGCCCGACCCGGCACGTTGTAA
- a CDS encoding UDP-glucose--hexose-1-phosphate uridylyltransferase: MSGFDTAEHPHRRFNALKGEWILVSPHRSKRPWQGQQEAPEQEHRPAYDPGCYLCPGNTRANGEINPAYDATFVFTNDFAALQEKVPMGSINEGGLLRAEAESGICRVICFSPRHDLTLPEMTTPAIRKVVDLWVEEFRTLGTRPDINYVQIFENKGQMMGCSNPHPHGQIWAQRTVPMEPAKEGEQQLAYFQEHQRTLLSAYLALELEKQERVVLENEHFVVLVPYWAMWPFETLLIARRPVQDITQLTDEEREALADILRRLTIRYDNLFQISFPYSAGLHQRPTDGQEHPEWHLHMHFFPPLLRSATVRKFMVGYEMLGDPQRDITPEFSAGRLRDMSEVHYKQAAV, translated from the coding sequence ATGTCTGGTTTCGATACTGCTGAACACCCGCACCGCCGGTTCAATGCCTTGAAGGGCGAATGGATTCTGGTATCTCCGCACCGCTCCAAGCGGCCCTGGCAGGGGCAGCAGGAAGCCCCCGAGCAGGAGCACCGCCCCGCCTACGACCCCGGCTGCTACCTCTGCCCCGGCAACACGCGCGCCAACGGCGAAATCAACCCCGCCTACGATGCCACCTTCGTATTTACTAATGATTTTGCGGCCCTGCAGGAGAAGGTACCGATGGGCAGCATCAACGAAGGCGGCTTGCTGCGGGCCGAAGCGGAATCGGGTATCTGTCGGGTCATCTGCTTCTCGCCGCGGCATGATTTAACCCTGCCGGAAATGACCACGCCCGCCATCCGCAAAGTGGTGGATCTATGGGTGGAGGAGTTCCGCACCCTGGGCACCCGCCCCGATATCAACTACGTGCAGATCTTCGAGAACAAAGGCCAGATGATGGGCTGCTCGAACCCGCACCCGCACGGGCAGATCTGGGCCCAACGCACCGTGCCCATGGAGCCGGCCAAAGAAGGGGAGCAGCAGCTGGCCTATTTCCAGGAGCACCAGCGCACGCTGCTGTCGGCTTATCTGGCCCTGGAGCTGGAAAAGCAGGAGCGCGTGGTGCTGGAGAATGAGCATTTTGTGGTGCTGGTACCGTATTGGGCCATGTGGCCCTTTGAAACCCTGCTGATTGCCCGCCGCCCCGTGCAGGATATTACGCAGCTCACGGATGAGGAGCGGGAGGCGCTGGCCGATATCCTGCGCCGCCTCACCATTCGCTACGATAACCTGTTCCAGATTTCCTTCCCGTATTCGGCGGGGCTGCACCAGCGCCCCACTGATGGGCAGGAGCATCCGGAGTGGCACCTGCACATGCATTTCTTCCCACCGCTGCTGCGCTCCGCCACCGTGCGCAAGTTTATGGTAGGCTACGAAATGCTCGGCGACCCACAGCGGGATATTACGCCCGAGTTCAGTGCCGGGCGGCTGCGGGATATGTCGGAAGTGCATTACAAGCAGGCAGCAGTCTAG
- a CDS encoding TlpA family protein disulfide reductase, whose translation MPVAFSLRKAVAGAGLALAAVACQSNSTTSTENQTPAKPEAGTTTGTPPTLSNGKWRGVLSTQGQQIPFLFEVSQSGGKPVVTLRNGEEKLKLDEITTAGDSMTIRLGVFDAALVVRQDGADKLKGAWVKYDGKEPYRVAFSAEKGGSKLFNTTGKAESFDGTWNVTFKGDDGDTYPAVGIFKQSGNDVTGTFLTSTGDYRYLAGQADGNKLQVTTFDGSHGFLFSAEKQPNGTLKGDFYSGKSGHETWTATLDPNAKLPDANAMTGMKPGQKRLDFKFPNIFEGGSISPTDPKYKGKVVVVQILGSWCPNCMDETNFLAPWYEKNKQRGVEIIGLGYERTPDQKVASQKLLKMRQRMNIGYDIAVAGEASAAEASKSLPQLAKVLAFPTTIFLDKKGEVRKIHTGFSGPGTGKYYQQEIDEFNATIDKLLAE comes from the coding sequence ATGCCCGTAGCCTTCTCTCTTCGTAAGGCCGTAGCCGGGGCCGGACTCGCGCTGGCCGCGGTGGCCTGTCAGTCCAATTCCACCACCTCCACTGAAAACCAGACGCCCGCCAAACCCGAGGCCGGCACAACTACCGGCACCCCGCCTACCTTAAGCAATGGCAAGTGGCGTGGCGTGCTCTCCACGCAGGGCCAGCAGATTCCTTTCCTGTTTGAAGTTTCGCAGAGCGGCGGCAAGCCTGTTGTAACGCTGCGCAACGGCGAAGAAAAGCTGAAGCTGGACGAAATTACCACCGCCGGCGACTCCATGACCATCCGCCTGGGTGTGTTTGATGCTGCGCTGGTAGTGCGTCAGGATGGTGCCGACAAGCTGAAAGGTGCCTGGGTAAAGTACGATGGCAAAGAGCCCTACCGTGTGGCGTTTTCAGCGGAAAAAGGCGGGAGCAAGCTATTTAATACTACCGGTAAAGCAGAGTCTTTTGACGGCACCTGGAACGTAACCTTTAAAGGGGATGATGGGGACACTTACCCGGCCGTGGGCATCTTCAAGCAAAGCGGAAACGATGTAACCGGGACTTTCCTGACCTCTACCGGCGACTACCGCTACCTGGCTGGCCAGGCCGACGGCAATAAGCTACAGGTTACTACTTTCGATGGCAGCCACGGTTTCCTGTTCTCCGCCGAGAAGCAGCCAAATGGTACACTGAAAGGCGACTTCTACTCCGGCAAATCCGGCCACGAAACCTGGACGGCTACGCTGGACCCCAACGCCAAGCTGCCCGACGCCAACGCCATGACCGGTATGAAGCCCGGCCAGAAGCGCCTCGACTTCAAATTCCCAAACATCTTCGAAGGCGGCAGCATCTCCCCCACCGACCCCAAGTACAAAGGCAAAGTGGTGGTGGTGCAAATCCTGGGTTCGTGGTGCCCCAACTGCATGGACGAAACCAACTTCCTGGCGCCCTGGTACGAAAAGAACAAGCAGCGCGGCGTCGAAATCATCGGCCTGGGCTACGAGCGTACCCCCGATCAAAAAGTAGCTTCGCAGAAGCTCTTGAAGATGCGCCAGCGGATGAATATTGGCTACGATATTGCCGTGGCTGGTGAGGCATCGGCCGCCGAAGCCAGCAAATCGTTGCCACAGTTGGCCAAGGTGCTGGCCTTCCCCACCACCATTTTCCTCGATAAGAAAGGCGAAGTGCGCAAGATTCACACGGGCTTCTCCGGCCCCGGCACCGGCAAGTACTACCAGCAGGAAATCGACGAATTCAACGCTACTATTGATAAGCTGCTGGCAGAGTAA
- the galK gene encoding galactokinase → MHPSTSAHLFSTTPESVATDFRQRFSGEPLLVRAPGRVNLIGEHTDYNNGFVLPAAVDHAIYFAVRLNGSRTINLVSHDLQETLSVPLDAVQPSDHAWANYILGVVAQLQKRNLPLEGFDCVFGGTIPIGAGMSSSAAVECGMAFALNHLLNLGLERMELAHMAQKAEHEYAKVMCGLMDQFASLFGQANHVVRLDCRSLEYAYFPFDTTTNRIVLCNSGVKHSLASSEYNLRRQECEQGVKILRSHYPNISSLRDATLAQVEAHRQELGDVVYRRCSYVVEENERVVRACQHLEAGDMKSFGQEMYGSHAGLRDKYEVSCRELDVLVEAARTHRGVYGARMMGGGFGGCTINLVAAEQVESFIQHMTAAYQQQLGLPLEIYQATIVDGVGLMAPKA, encoded by the coding sequence ATGCATCCATCTACCTCCGCCCACCTGTTTTCTACCACTCCGGAAAGTGTAGCCACCGATTTCCGGCAGCGTTTCAGTGGAGAGCCACTGTTAGTGCGGGCCCCCGGCCGGGTAAACCTCATTGGCGAGCATACCGATTACAACAACGGCTTTGTGCTGCCCGCCGCCGTTGACCATGCCATCTACTTTGCCGTGCGCCTGAACGGTAGCCGCACCATTAACCTGGTGTCGCATGATTTACAGGAAACCCTGAGCGTGCCGCTGGATGCCGTGCAGCCTTCGGATCATGCCTGGGCCAACTATATTCTGGGCGTGGTGGCGCAGCTGCAAAAGCGCAACCTGCCGCTGGAGGGGTTTGATTGTGTGTTTGGTGGCACCATTCCCATTGGGGCGGGTATGTCGTCTTCGGCGGCGGTGGAATGCGGTATGGCATTCGCCTTAAATCACTTGCTGAACTTAGGCTTGGAGCGCATGGAGCTGGCGCACATGGCCCAGAAAGCGGAGCATGAGTACGCCAAAGTAATGTGCGGCCTCATGGACCAGTTTGCCAGTCTCTTCGGGCAGGCCAACCACGTGGTGCGCCTGGACTGCCGCTCCCTGGAATACGCTTATTTCCCCTTCGATACCACCACCAACCGCATTGTGCTGTGCAACTCCGGGGTGAAGCACTCCCTGGCCAGCTCCGAATACAACCTGCGCCGGCAGGAGTGCGAGCAGGGCGTCAAAATACTGCGCAGTCATTACCCCAACATCAGCAGCCTGCGCGATGCCACGCTGGCGCAAGTAGAAGCGCACCGCCAGGAGCTGGGGGACGTGGTATACCGGCGCTGCTCGTACGTGGTGGAGGAAAACGAGCGGGTAGTGCGGGCCTGCCAGCACCTGGAGGCGGGGGATATGAAGTCCTTCGGCCAGGAAATGTATGGCTCCCACGCCGGGCTGCGTGATAAGTACGAGGTAAGCTGCCGGGAGCTGGACGTACTGGTGGAGGCGGCCCGCACCCACCGCGGCGTATATGGCGCCCGCATGATGGGCGGCGGCTTTGGCGGCTGCACCATTAACCTGGTAGCCGCGGAGCAGGTAGAATCCTTTATCCAACACATGACCGCCGCCTATCAGCAGCAGCTGGGCCTGCCGCTGGAAATCTACCAGGCTACCATTGTAGATGGAGTAGGCCTAATGGCCCCCAAAGCTTAA
- a CDS encoding cytochrome P450, translated as MDTQASDTAAKPFPWVPRWRTLLSSVAMARDPIGNLDRAHAHHGDTVGMHLGGVRPIIVTRDPVLAQHILQKNHRRYLKSDLTHGLIRYIGRGLLTNEGADWLRQRRLIQPGFHRQRLAGLTRLMQAAAEEWTQELRTRTAAGPALLDIHEAMTRVAFRIISQATFGTGMSEAERERLSDILTQIQAFYVRTIRQPYLRPWWHLTGSYRYHDALSQELRELVRGYIRRRQAAPNSQTHDDLLQMLLDARYEDTGEPMTEDRLLDEANILLLAGHETSANALSWLFYLLATHPQEAVKLREELQAAGLANRPPAFDELSRLPYSLQVIQETMRLYPPAWIVDRVAQEEDEYQGQRIPKGTLFSVYLYGLHRHPQLWSAPNEFRPERFAPHAQPPVPAYGYLPFGAGPRLCIGNHFALTEIQLVVLETLRHFTLELPPNTASVPVPLITLRPPHGMVLRFLSV; from the coding sequence ATGGATACGCAAGCTTCCGATACTGCCGCCAAACCATTCCCGTGGGTGCCGCGCTGGCGCACGCTGCTGTCCTCCGTGGCTATGGCCCGCGACCCTATCGGCAACCTCGACCGGGCCCACGCCCACCACGGCGACACGGTGGGGATGCACCTGGGCGGCGTGCGGCCCATCATCGTCACCCGCGACCCGGTCCTGGCTCAGCACATTCTGCAGAAAAACCACCGCCGCTACCTCAAGTCTGACCTCACGCACGGCCTTATCCGGTACATCGGGCGCGGGCTGCTCACCAACGAGGGCGCCGACTGGCTGCGGCAGCGCCGCCTCATTCAGCCCGGCTTTCACCGCCAGCGTCTGGCCGGCCTCACGCGCCTGATGCAGGCCGCCGCCGAGGAATGGACTCAGGAGCTGCGCACGCGCACGGCCGCCGGGCCGGCTTTGCTAGATATTCACGAAGCCATGACGCGCGTGGCCTTCCGCATTATTTCCCAGGCCACGTTTGGCACCGGCATGAGCGAGGCGGAGCGGGAGCGGCTCTCAGATATCCTCACCCAGATTCAGGCGTTTTACGTGCGCACCATCCGGCAGCCTTACTTGCGGCCGTGGTGGCACCTCACCGGCAGCTACCGCTACCACGATGCGCTAAGCCAGGAGCTGCGCGAGCTGGTGCGCGGCTACATCCGTCGGCGCCAAGCCGCCCCGAACAGCCAAACGCACGACGACCTGCTGCAAATGCTGCTCGACGCCCGCTATGAAGACACCGGTGAGCCCATGACCGAAGACCGGCTTCTGGATGAAGCCAACATCCTGCTGCTGGCCGGCCACGAAACCTCCGCCAATGCGCTCAGCTGGTTGTTTTATTTGCTGGCGACGCACCCTCAGGAAGCAGTAAAGTTGCGCGAGGAATTGCAGGCCGCTGGCCTTGCCAATCGGCCACCTGCTTTCGATGAGCTGTCCCGTTTGCCATACTCTCTGCAGGTAATTCAGGAAACCATGCGGCTGTACCCGCCCGCCTGGATTGTGGACCGCGTGGCCCAGGAAGAAGACGAGTATCAGGGGCAGCGCATCCCTAAGGGCACGCTGTTTTCCGTCTACCTCTATGGCCTGCACCGCCACCCGCAGCTGTGGTCGGCGCCGAATGAATTTCGGCCCGAGCGGTTTGCGCCCCATGCCCAGCCCCCGGTGCCGGCTTATGGCTACCTGCCGTTCGGGGCGGGCCCGCGCCTGTGCATCGGCAATCACTTTGCCCTCACCGAAATTCAGCTGGTAGTACTGGAGACCCTGCGTCACTTTACCTTAGAATTGCCTCCGAATACTGCCTCAGTGCCCGTGCCTTTGATTACGCTTCGGCCCCCGCACGGTATGGTGCTGCGCTTCCTGTCGGTGTAG
- a CDS encoding polyprenyl synthetase family protein, whose product MTITLDQIQAPIAAEMAEFEKKFRASMQTRQLLLDKIMGYIVKRKGKQIRPMFVFFTAKISGGDPLPDATFRGAALIELLHTATLVHDDVVDESNYRRGFFSVNALWKNKIAVLVGDYLLSRGLLLALNNDDFDLLKIVSNAVRELSEGELLQIEKARRLDITEDVYFEIIRQKTASLIASCCAVGASSAGADKETVERARLFGEKVGIAFQIKDDLFDYGTAEIGKPVGIDIKEKKMTLPLIYSLQQADWLTKRRVIYNVKNNDGRKDRVQQVIEFVRQTGGLEYAIQTMQRYRDEALTILRTFPASPSRTSLEQLINYTIEREM is encoded by the coding sequence ATGACTATAACGCTGGACCAGATACAGGCCCCTATTGCGGCCGAAATGGCGGAATTCGAGAAGAAATTCCGGGCGTCCATGCAAACCCGGCAGCTGCTGCTGGATAAAATCATGGGGTACATTGTGAAGCGCAAGGGCAAGCAGATCAGGCCCATGTTTGTGTTCTTTACGGCCAAAATCAGTGGCGGCGACCCTCTGCCCGATGCCACTTTCCGAGGTGCGGCCCTCATTGAGTTGCTGCACACGGCCACCTTGGTGCACGATGATGTAGTGGATGAGAGCAACTACCGCCGGGGCTTTTTTTCGGTAAATGCCCTCTGGAAAAACAAAATTGCGGTGCTGGTAGGCGACTACCTGCTTTCCCGCGGCCTGCTGCTGGCCCTTAATAATGACGACTTCGACCTGCTCAAGATTGTGAGCAACGCCGTGCGCGAGCTGAGCGAAGGCGAGCTGCTGCAGATTGAAAAAGCCCGCCGCCTCGATATCACCGAGGACGTGTATTTTGAGATTATCCGCCAGAAAACGGCTTCCCTCATTGCTTCCTGCTGCGCCGTGGGTGCCTCCTCAGCCGGGGCCGACAAGGAAACCGTGGAGCGGGCCCGCCTTTTCGGCGAGAAAGTGGGCATTGCCTTTCAGATTAAGGACGACCTGTTCGACTACGGTACGGCGGAAATCGGCAAGCCAGTAGGCATCGATATTAAGGAGAAGAAGATGACGCTGCCCCTCATCTACTCCCTGCAGCAGGCCGACTGGCTGACCAAGCGCCGCGTGATTTACAACGTGAAAAACAACGACGGCCGCAAAGACCGGGTGCAGCAGGTCATTGAGTTTGTGCGCCAGACCGGCGGCCTGGAATACGCCATTCAAACCATGCAGCGCTACCGCGACGAGGCCCTCACCATTCTGCGCACCTTCCCCGCGTCGCCCTCCCGCACCTCCCTGGAACAGCTGATTAACTACACCATTGAGCGGGAAATGTAG
- a CDS encoding universal stress protein gives MKNILVATDFSKQAHHAFEAALQLARRAGGSVTLLHVVETPEPATAGFSTYGGPVNSDQPTPAAGMDELFTLKRLKATRQRMQRLQAEAAHLAPGVPVHDTAAVAEFPEAVARLIQERQIDLLVVGPQEHDTLERFFASTHTEQLIRQATCPVLAVKHAPGEFELRTIVFAVDFAAEADAAVPGLRQLLQLYPAARLLLLHVVNDEFERPDLLARLQEFALRHQLPQAEPVLFEAGRPTRGIQQFAWQQQADLVILPTRGRSAFSRLFVGSVAEAVATEAACPVLTFHV, from the coding sequence ATGAAGAACATCCTCGTTGCCACCGATTTTTCCAAGCAGGCGCACCATGCCTTTGAGGCGGCTTTGCAGCTGGCCCGCCGGGCCGGCGGCTCGGTTACGCTGCTCCACGTAGTAGAGACTCCCGAGCCGGCCACGGCTGGTTTCAGTACCTATGGCGGCCCCGTAAACAGCGACCAGCCCACGCCCGCCGCCGGCATGGACGAGCTGTTCACCCTGAAGCGCCTGAAGGCCACCCGCCAGCGCATGCAGCGCCTGCAGGCCGAAGCTGCCCACCTGGCTCCCGGTGTGCCCGTGCATGATACGGCCGCCGTAGCGGAGTTTCCGGAAGCCGTGGCCCGACTGATTCAGGAGCGGCAGATTGACTTGCTGGTGGTAGGCCCCCAGGAACACGATACGCTGGAGCGCTTTTTTGCCAGCACTCATACCGAGCAGCTGATTCGGCAGGCCACCTGTCCGGTGCTGGCCGTGAAGCACGCGCCCGGCGAGTTTGAGCTGCGCACTATTGTGTTTGCCGTGGATTTTGCGGCCGAAGCGGATGCCGCCGTACCCGGGCTGCGCCAACTGCTGCAGCTCTACCCGGCCGCCCGCCTGCTGCTGCTGCACGTGGTAAATGATGAGTTTGAACGCCCCGACCTGCTGGCCCGCCTGCAGGAGTTTGCCCTGCGGCATCAGCTGCCGCAAGCCGAGCCGGTACTCTTTGAAGCCGGCCGCCCCACGCGCGGTATTCAGCAGTTTGCCTGGCAGCAACAGGCTGATTTAGTGATACTGCCCACCCGCGGGCGTTCTGCTTTCAGCCGGCTGTTTGTGGGTAGCGTGGCCGAGGCGGTAGCTACGGAAGCAGCCTGCCCGGTGCTTACTTTCCACGTATAG